The Lactuca sativa cultivar Salinas chromosome 2, Lsat_Salinas_v11, whole genome shotgun sequence genome includes a window with the following:
- the LOC111905705 gene encoding probable sugar phosphate/phosphate translocator At3g11320, producing the protein MSAIKSPPSSKLFTLGLVSAWYSSNIGVLLLNKYLLSNYGFKYPIFLTMCHMSSCALLSYIAIAWMKIVPLQTIRSRVQFVKISALSLIFCASVVSGNISLRYLPVSFNQAIGATTPFFTAVFAYLMTLKSEDWLTFITLIPVVTGVVIASGGEPSFNLFGFIMCVGATAARALKTVVQGILLTSEGEKLNSMNLLLYMAPIAVILLLPATMYMEENVVGITIALARQDFGIIWLLIFNSSLAYFVNLTNFLVTKHTSALTLQVLGNAKGAVAVVVSILIFRNPVSVTGMAGYTLTVLGVILYGEVKKRSSK; encoded by the exons ATGTCGGCAATAAAGAGCCCACCATCGAGCAAATTGTTTACGTTAGGGCTCGTATCAGCATGGTACTCATCGAACATTGGTGTGTTGTTACTCAACAAATACTTGCTAAGCAATTACGGATTCAAGTACCCAATATTTCTTACAATGTGTCACATGTCCTCCTGCGCTTTGCTCAGCTACATCGCCATTGCATGGATGAAAATAGTCCCTTTGCAGACCATCCGATCTCGTGTTCAATTCGTTAAAATCTCTGCTTTGAGTCTAATCTTCTGTGCCTCCGTTGTCAGTGGTAATATCTCGCTTAGGTATTTGCCTGTATCGTTTAATCAAGCAATTGGCGCTACGACGCCATTTTTCACGGCGGTGTTTGCGTACCTCATGACTTTAAAGAGTGAAGATTGGCTTACGTTTATCACCCTCATTCCTGTTGTCACCGGCGTTGTTATCGCCAGTGGG GGCGAGCCAAGTTTCAATCTGTTTGGATTCATAATGTGTGTTGGTGCGACAGCTGCCAGAGCACTCAAAACCGTGGTACAAGGGATATTGCTTACTTCTGAAGG TGAGAAGCTGAACTCCATGAATCTCCTTCTGTACATGGCTCCTATTGCTGTCATACTCCTGCTTCCAGCAACAATGTACATGGAAGAGAATGTGGTTGGCATAACAATAGCACTCGCTAGACAAGATTTTGGGATCATTTGGCTCTTGATTTTCAACTCTTCACTTGCTTACTTTGTGAATTTAACCAATTTTTTGGTCACAAAACATACAAGCGCCCTTACACTTCAG GTCCTTGGAAATGCAAAGGGAGCAGTAGCAGTAGTTGTCTCAATATTAATTTTTAGGAATCCGGTTTCTGTGACTGGGATGGCTGGCTACACACTCACAGTTCTTGGTGTTATTCTCTATGGAGAAGTTAAGAAACGTAGCTCCAAATGA